In the genome of Carya illinoinensis cultivar Pawnee chromosome 13, C.illinoinensisPawnee_v1, whole genome shotgun sequence, the window TCTTGGAGCTACCAAATTTCTTCAATGTACTCAAGAATGGGTTCTCTGGAGTGCTATCTTTTGGAAGCCGTAGTGGAGATAGTTCTCTGGACTGTGATGGACGGGTGCTGATTCTTTCTCACTTATATGGTATCGACTATCGAGaaagtgttttttctttttctttttttttttttttgcccttgaATTCTAAAATTCATAGGTGGtttaccttttctttttggatgtttttcagtttttagtGAGCTGCTGGAAGCCGTTTTCTTTGTTACctaatctcaattttcttttctggcCTCGAAACTGTTTCATCCTTGTGATTTTATCATTAAGATAAAAATGAAGTTTTGAATAATATAACAAGATTCATTTAGATTAGTGGTATTTGAATGCCCTCGTAATGTTTACTATCTGCTCTTTCCTAGTTACTCTGTATTATTTGACAAATCCCCATTCTTTATTTTCCCTCAGTTATTTTCCTTGTTAATGGCGAGGTTTTCTGCAAGGAATCGGTCTACCTTCAACCTTCTACCTTCCAATTGGACAAAGAAACACATATCCCTCATGTGCATCACTTCCCATTAGAGGGATAACATGAACAGATATTCCACAGCCACAAGTTCTAAAATTAAACTTTAATTTGCCTGTAATTATAAACTTTACcccattttaatcttttttcaaCTCAGTGATCTACCAATTCTGCCACCATTTTATTCAAATGGAGTTGCTTGTGctcagaaaaaacaaaaactagtaTTAAAAGTGGGGTTGATtgtgcattaaaaaaataagaagatgacggtatcttaattttattgatagctcTCATTTATAGTGGAGGAAAATCGTGGTTACAATAAAATTCCTGGAGATACAGATAATCAATAAAACCGAACCCAGGTATCGAAAAAACCAAACCAACTAAAAGCAAAGAACAATAACAATTcagtacaaaagaaaacaataccAAACCTAGACAAGAAGACGAACCCTGCAAAAAAGACACAATCAAGTCAGAATGATAAAGGCGAAACAAAACAACGATAACTAACCAGAGATGCAAAACCCAAATGCTTAGTTTGGTATTTAACCCATAATACAACCCACGTACATTGAAATCACTTTATGTAATATCGGAAATCCTGCTCTTAATTGGATCGCAGAATCAGATTTTCGCCTCCAAAGTGCAGAGATCAAAAGTCAAACGCAAAGAAAGatcgaaaagaaaaaatggagggCGAAATAAACAACTTCATAAAGGTATGGTTCTCAGTCTTCGTAAGCCTTTCTTACTGCTATGCAGTTAGTAAAGTAGTCTCCAAAGGTCCTACAAGACTCCTTTGTGTACTTCCAATCGTctgcttcttcatcttccttccCCTCAATCTCCATTCCATTCATCTTGGAGGCACAACTGCATTTTTCATTGGCTGGCTTGCCAATTTCAAGCTCTTACTGTTTGCTTTTGGTAAAGGCCCCCTCTGTTCTGACTCCTCCATCTCTCTGGGACGCTTTGTGGTTGTGGGCTGCTTTCCCATCCAGCAAAACATACCTTCAAAACCACTAATGGAGAAACCCAAAAACAGTACcccaaacaaaacaaaccctTCACCAACATTAATGTCACATCTAAATGGCCACAACAAAGAACACCCCATTTCCAATAAGTCTACAGTTGGCCAAAGATTCCCTGTAAGGTATGCAGTAATGGGTTTGCTTTTGGCCTTTCTGATACGTGTCTATGACTATAGTGAGCATATCCATCCAAAGGTCATATTGCTTCTATATTGCTTGCACATATACCTTTTCCTTGAAGTTATCCTAGCCATGGTTGCAGCCCTGGCTCGAGCCCTACTGGGAGTGGAGCTAGAGCCACAGTTCAATCAGCCATACCTCACCTCCTCACTGCAAGACTTCTGGGGCAGGAGGTGGAACCTCATGGCCACCAACATCCTACGCATCACTGTATACGATCCCACCCTCCATGCCACCACCCGTTTCATTGGGCACAAGTACTTGGCCAATATCCCGGCCGTATTCGCCACATTCGTGGTGTCGGGGCTCATGCACGAGCTCGTGTTTTACTACCTAGGGCGCTTGAGGCCAACGTGGGAGATCACCTTGTTCTTCATCATCCATGGTTGTTGTTTGACAGTCGAGATTCTCTTGAAGAAATGTTTCTCAGGCAGGTGGCGGATGCCTCAGCTGATTTCGGGGCCCCTGACAATTGGATTTGTGATAGTCACCAGCTTTTGGCTGTTCTTTCCACAGTTTCTCCGGTTTAAGGCTGATGAGAGGGCATTTCGAGAATATGCTGCATTGGGCGAATTCTTGAACAACGTCACTAGCAGAATCCGACCTCCAAGTTTCCAAAAATGAATTCAAGGTGAAAGTAGTCTCTGTGTACTATCACGCTTCGCTTTATAtttaggaaaaatttagttgcaaatataattacgtattaatatgtacatcaatttaatgtgattggttaaaaattaaattttattgaaaacagtactaatttaaattttgaatatgaaagaatcaatattaatatacagattaacacataattttacttgtatataataaaactcttacatttaGCAGGAGAATGTTCTTGCCACACacgaaaaatatatttatttagttatattcACAAGGCCATATTGCCTCTCATACGATAGGAGTGCTGAGACTGGATAGACTTAAAAGTCTTCCATTTATTAGAGGCTAACTGTTTGTTGTTATGTTTGTTAGAGTGGTTTCTTTCTGTTTTGCTTGTTTCGAATTTTCGCCTCCTAAAAGGAGGTTTATTTGAATAAAACTTAGAAGGTGCCctccttttattaaaaaataaacaaaaattttatataaaattatttttatactcttttatgcattttattgatataactgattatgaattataaaaaattgatgcaaTTACTCACGTCAATAGATTACGTAGAAATaacgtaaaaatgattgtaaataacattattaaaaaaataataataatacctctcatatacatacatatgtatatattctACTGGACAGTGGAATATGTGAAAATACATTCGTAATAGATATAATCCGTATTTAGATAATTAAATACAGGTAGGTTATTGTGAGGGATATGTGCTTAtgtttagaaattaaaaaaaattaaaaaaattgatgatgtGTATGGacttatatttagaatttttctatgcaaaaaaGGCGAGCCAACAGATTAGGgtgagaagaaaaggaaaaataaaaaaatagtaccactgtaccagagagagagagagagaagttcgTGAAGATCAACTGGCTGTAGAAATAATAGAATGCTAAACTTGTCGGGTGTGTTAAAAAAGTTTACAAACGCGAATCTTATTGCCTACTAAATcatatttgtttatatatatatatatatatatatggacagtGAGTGTCTACTGTCAACACCTAGTTGGAACTTAGCTTGCATGGTTAGATCGATAGTGGTGCATCTAAAAGAGTACTGAATTTTGTTTCCTGGGACGTGT includes:
- the LOC122291800 gene encoding acyl-CoA--sterol O-acyltransferase 1-like; protein product: MEGEINNFIKVWFSVFVSLSYCYAVSKVVSKGPTRLLCVLPIVCFFIFLPLNLHSIHLGGTTAFFIGWLANFKLLLFAFGKGPLCSDSSISLGRFVVVGCFPIQQNIPSKPLMEKPKNSTPNKTNPSPTLMSHLNGHNKEHPISNKSTVGQRFPVRYAVMGLLLAFLIRVYDYSEHIHPKVILLLYCLHIYLFLEVILAMVAALARALLGVELEPQFNQPYLTSSLQDFWGRRWNLMATNILRITVYDPTLHATTRFIGHKYLANIPAVFATFVVSGLMHELVFYYLGRLRPTWEITLFFIIHGCCLTVEILLKKCFSGRWRMPQLISGPLTIGFVIVTSFWLFFPQFLRFKADERAFREYAALGEFLNNVTSRIRPPSFQK